The Candidatus Lernaella stagnicola genomic interval TTTTTCCAGGTCGAAAAAGCAGAATAAAGGCACGACAGAGAATTACGAAAGAGGCACACAATGGCTAAGAAGGTCATGGCGAAAGTCAAGCTTCAAGTCCCGGCGGGCAAAGCAACACCCTCGCCCCCGGTCGGCCCGGCGCTCGGCCAGCATGGCGCCAATATCATGGAGTTTTGCAAGCAGTTCAACGTCAGAACACAGAAGCAAGCGGCCGAAGGCTTGATTATCCCGGTGGAAATTACGATTTTCTCCGATCGGTCGTTCGTATTCATTTTGAAGAGCCCCCCCGCGGCCATTCTCATCAAGCGCGCGGCGAACCTGGCCAAGGGCAGTGGCGAACCCAATAAGGAGAAGGTCGGCACGATCACCGTGGCGCAGATCGACGAGATCGCCAAGATCAAAATGGCCGACTTGAACACCGACGATATCGAACAAGCACGTAGCATCATCGCGGGCACGGCCCGTTCGATGGGTGTGGATGTTGTCTAACCACGTTTTTTAGTGGGAGCGAAAAAATGCCGAAGCATGGCAAAAAATATCGCGAAACTGCGGGGACATTTGATCCCGAGCAACGTTATCCGGTCGACGAAGCCCTCACGTTCTGTCTCGAAGGCGGCGTCGCCTCGTTTGATGAATCCGTTGACGCAGTCTTCCGGCTCGGCGTCAATCCGAAACATGCCGACCAGATGGTGCGCGGCAGTTGCCTGTTGCCGCACGGCACGGGCAAAAATGTCCGCGTGATCGTGTTTGCCGAGGGCGACAAGGCCCGCGAGGCCGAACAAGGCGGCGCCGACGTCGTGGGTTCTGAGGATCTGGTCAAGCGCATTCAGGACGGTTGGCTCGAATTTGATCGGGTTATCGCCACGCCGGACATGATGCGAGTCGTGTCCAAGCTTGGCCGGGTATTGGGACCGCGCGGTCTGATGCCTAATCCGAAATCGGGCACCGTGACCTTCGACGTAGGTCAAGCGGTGGACGAGGTCAAGAAGGGTAAGATCGAGTTTCGCGTGGACAAGGGCGGCAATCTGCATGCCCCGAT includes:
- the rplK gene encoding 50S ribosomal protein L11 translates to MAKKVMAKVKLQVPAGKATPSPPVGPALGQHGANIMEFCKQFNVRTQKQAAEGLIIPVEITIFSDRSFVFILKSPPAAILIKRAANLAKGSGEPNKEKVGTITVAQIDEIAKIKMADLNTDDIEQARSIIAGTARSMGVDVV
- the rplA gene encoding 50S ribosomal protein L1, encoding MPKHGKKYRETAGTFDPEQRYPVDEALTFCLEGGVASFDESVDAVFRLGVNPKHADQMVRGSCLLPHGTGKNVRVIVFAEGDKAREAEQGGADVVGSEDLVKRIQDGWLEFDRVIATPDMMRVVSKLGRVLGPRGLMPNPKSGTVTFDVGQAVDEVKKGKIEFRVDKGGNLHAPIGRRSFKPEQLRENLLALADTLVRLKPPTSKGTYMRNVSISSTMGPGVRVDPSDIQAALR